Proteins encoded in a region of the Halorussus sp. MSC15.2 genome:
- a CDS encoding sodium:calcium antiporter, with translation MLSRLRHPLSAVGLTTALTLPWVFVWATGNAHSLSDFQTVAVSGVAVLGASFMLAWAAETAEKDVPRAFALAVLAVLAVAPEYAVDALYAWTAGANVGTDAGLEAANLAVANMTGANRILIGLGWSGIALFTVYRTLSSEDPAVVREPGFLKSKVQLDRDIATEIAFLLAATAYAFFVPLGGGIGITDTIFLVGLYAIYIGIVIRGDVEDHEEQVGVPAYFQGLSKGPRIASVLLLFGYSGGMIYTAVHPFAEGLEHLGLSLGIPPFFMIQWIAPLASESPELIVVAYLVNKARSTAGFNALISSKLNQWTLLIGTLAVVYSIAAGSIGTLPFDEKQQAEIWITAAQSFFAIGVLTNFEISVREAVVLLVLFTSQVVAEFWVIQTMGEAQATELSILILYAYTALYLVLGGALFVLRRGELRAIFDRTAANARNALPGGSEAVEHAD, from the coding sequence ATGTTGAGTCGTTTACGGCATCCGCTATCAGCAGTCGGTCTAACGACGGCGCTCACGCTCCCGTGGGTCTTCGTCTGGGCGACGGGTAACGCGCACTCGCTCAGCGATTTCCAGACGGTCGCCGTCAGTGGTGTCGCAGTGCTCGGTGCGTCGTTCATGCTCGCGTGGGCCGCCGAGACGGCCGAGAAGGACGTGCCGCGAGCGTTCGCGCTGGCGGTGCTCGCGGTGCTCGCGGTCGCCCCCGAGTACGCGGTGGACGCGCTCTACGCGTGGACCGCGGGGGCGAACGTCGGCACCGACGCCGGCTTGGAAGCCGCGAACCTCGCGGTGGCGAACATGACAGGCGCAAACCGAATCCTCATCGGTCTGGGATGGTCCGGCATCGCCCTGTTCACCGTGTACCGCACGCTCAGTTCCGAGGACCCCGCGGTCGTCCGCGAACCCGGATTCCTGAAGAGCAAGGTGCAACTCGACCGCGACATCGCCACCGAAATCGCGTTCCTGCTCGCCGCGACCGCCTACGCCTTCTTCGTGCCGCTCGGCGGCGGCATCGGTATCACCGACACCATCTTCCTCGTCGGTCTGTACGCGATTTACATCGGCATCGTCATCCGCGGCGACGTAGAGGACCACGAGGAACAGGTCGGCGTTCCGGCGTACTTTCAGGGCCTCTCGAAGGGACCGCGAATCGCCAGCGTCCTCCTGCTGTTCGGTTACTCCGGCGGGATGATTTACACAGCGGTCCACCCGTTCGCGGAGGGTCTGGAACACCTCGGACTGTCGCTCGGCATCCCGCCGTTCTTCATGATTCAGTGGATAGCGCCGCTGGCGAGCGAGAGTCCCGAACTCATCGTCGTCGCCTACCTCGTCAACAAGGCGCGCTCGACCGCTGGGTTCAACGCGCTCATCTCCTCGAAGCTCAACCAGTGGACGCTCCTCATCGGGACCCTCGCGGTCGTCTACAGCATCGCCGCGGGGAGTATCGGCACGCTGCCCTTCGACGAGAAACAGCAGGCCGAAATCTGGATTACCGCGGCCCAGAGCTTCTTCGCCATCGGCGTCCTGACGAACTTCGAAATCAGCGTCCGGGAAGCGGTCGTGCTTCTGGTCCTGTTCACCTCGCAAGTCGTCGCCGAGTTCTGGGTCATCCAGACCATGGGCGAAGCGCAGGCGACGGAACTGAGCATCCTCATCCTCTACGCCTACACCGCCCTCTACCTCGTCCTCGGCGGGGCGCTGTTCGTCCTGCGGCGCGGCGAACTCCGGGCCATCTTCGACCGCACCGCCGCGAACGCCCGCAACGCTCTACCGGGCGGGTCCGAGGCGGTCGAACACGCCGACTGA